A genomic stretch from Algoriphagus halophilus includes:
- a CDS encoding aminotransferase class III-fold pyridoxal phosphate-dependent enzyme encodes MEELKSLLQHEFGFDNPKIEKLNGYFNINYLVSDPHTSFILKTYQFDQELFDTLEAENQVLCHLQTLSKDNYPRPISFANGEFLQVFNLDGEKTIGRLLSFLDGSFLGDTPASPSLFASMGRFMGELDRNLEGFSNYVLKARELDWDIQHLMLNKKLITDIPHPSDQNLVRHFFLQFEENVTPVLPELRRQIIHGDANEWNVLTENGSVSGIIDFGDVSYSPLINEVAIALCYLIYDQENPLEWTQDFLKAYHQTNPLQEKEIEILYYLIAARLCISVCQSAHASKTDPDNSYASVSEKSAWRLLKKWVGISPLEASNFFKKALGLPIPEKPNVKEALHRRHQSISPILSVSYKNPLPVIGAAFQYMYDAAGNTILDAYNNIPHVGHSHPKVVEAGQRQMAKLNTNTRYLYDLLPQYAEQLLAKFPPSLSKVYFVNSGSAASDLAMRLAFAHTKSKNIMVMEHGYHGNTQISIDISDYKFSNKKGFGQKSNIIKAPIPDTYLGKYQANDGSAGKQYAQEAISLMEEFPEGIGAFITEPIVGCGGQVPLAKGYLKELYPAIRKQGGICISDEVQTGFGRMGDHFWGYEAQEVVPDMVILGKPMGNGHPMGAVVTTEEIAASFSKGVEFFSSFGGNPVSCAIGLSVLEVIEEEKLQENARMVGNYYTELFKSLQASHECIGDVRGSGLFLGVEIVQPGTKNPATQLAAWIKNELRERNILISTDGPHDNVIKTKPPLCFSKSNAKEVVDTIEDILKATY; translated from the coding sequence ATGGAAGAGTTAAAATCCCTCCTTCAACATGAATTTGGTTTTGATAACCCAAAAATTGAAAAGCTAAATGGTTATTTTAATATCAACTATTTGGTTTCTGACCCCCATACTTCCTTTATCCTGAAAACTTATCAATTTGATCAGGAGCTGTTCGATACCCTGGAAGCAGAGAATCAAGTCCTCTGCCACCTTCAGACCTTATCCAAAGACAACTATCCTAGACCAATTTCTTTTGCAAATGGAGAATTTCTCCAAGTGTTTAATTTAGATGGAGAAAAAACCATTGGGAGGCTCCTCTCCTTTTTAGATGGTTCATTTTTAGGTGATACTCCAGCTTCTCCTTCCCTTTTTGCAAGCATGGGAAGGTTTATGGGCGAATTAGACCGAAATCTTGAAGGCTTTTCAAATTATGTTTTAAAGGCAAGAGAATTGGATTGGGACATCCAACATCTCATGCTTAACAAAAAGCTGATTACTGATATCCCTCATCCCTCAGATCAAAATTTGGTTAGACACTTTTTTCTTCAGTTTGAAGAAAACGTGACACCGGTTTTACCTGAATTGAGAAGGCAAATCATACATGGAGATGCCAATGAATGGAATGTGTTAACGGAAAACGGATCTGTTTCGGGAATCATTGATTTTGGAGATGTAAGCTATTCCCCTTTGATTAACGAAGTAGCCATAGCGCTTTGCTACCTGATCTATGATCAAGAAAATCCATTGGAATGGACACAGGATTTCCTTAAAGCCTATCATCAAACAAATCCCCTCCAGGAAAAAGAGATTGAGATTCTCTATTATCTGATCGCAGCAAGACTTTGCATCAGTGTTTGCCAATCTGCACACGCAAGCAAAACTGATCCCGACAATAGCTATGCTTCAGTGAGTGAAAAGTCAGCTTGGAGACTGCTCAAAAAGTGGGTTGGGATCAGCCCATTAGAAGCAAGTAATTTCTTTAAAAAGGCTTTAGGACTTCCCATACCTGAGAAACCGAATGTAAAGGAAGCGCTACATAGAAGACATCAATCCATCAGTCCAATCCTTTCTGTAAGTTATAAAAACCCTCTTCCTGTGATTGGCGCTGCATTTCAATACATGTATGATGCTGCTGGAAACACCATCCTCGATGCCTATAATAACATTCCCCATGTGGGTCACTCCCACCCAAAAGTAGTAGAGGCAGGCCAGCGACAAATGGCAAAACTGAATACCAATACAAGGTACCTATACGACCTTCTTCCCCAGTATGCAGAACAATTGCTGGCTAAATTCCCCCCGTCCCTTAGCAAAGTCTATTTTGTCAATTCAGGAAGCGCTGCAAGTGATTTGGCTATGCGTTTGGCCTTTGCGCATACCAAAAGCAAAAACATCATGGTCATGGAACATGGATATCATGGAAACACACAGATTTCCATAGATATCAGTGACTATAAATTCTCCAATAAAAAAGGGTTTGGGCAAAAGTCCAACATTATAAAAGCCCCCATTCCAGACACCTATCTAGGAAAATACCAAGCCAATGATGGGAGCGCTGGTAAACAATATGCTCAGGAAGCCATTTCTTTAATGGAAGAATTTCCTGAAGGAATTGGAGCATTTATCACAGAACCAATTGTCGGATGCGGGGGACAAGTCCCCTTGGCCAAAGGCTATTTAAAAGAGCTATATCCAGCGATCCGTAAACAGGGAGGAATCTGTATTAGTGACGAAGTTCAAACAGGCTTCGGGAGAATGGGAGATCATTTTTGGGGATATGAAGCTCAGGAGGTAGTTCCAGATATGGTGATTTTGGGGAAACCGATGGGGAATGGTCATCCTATGGGTGCGGTTGTGACAACTGAGGAAATTGCAGCTTCTTTTAGCAAGGGAGTTGAGTTTTTTAGTTCCTTCGGTGGAAATCCTGTTTCCTGTGCCATTGGACTCTCTGTCTTAGAGGTAATTGAAGAAGAAAAGCTTCAAGAAAACGCAAGAATGGTAGGTAACTACTATACTGAACTTTTTAAATCCTTACAAGCAAGTCATGAATGCATAGGAGATGTTAGAGGGTCTGGGCTTTTCTTAGGAGTAGAGATCGTTCAACCAGGAACCAAAAATCCAGCTACCCAATTGGCAGCATGGATCAAAAACGAGCTGAGAGAAAGAAATATCCTAATCAGCACCGATGGACCTCATGATAATGTAATAAAAACAAAACCTCCTTTGTGCTTTTCCAAATCCAATGCAAAGGAAGTAGTGGATACGATTGAAGATATTTTGAAAGCAACCTATTAA
- a CDS encoding SIMPL domain-containing protein, with protein MKNLFALLFGLLLTIPVLAQENMNIPLIEVEGFSERKLAPDEAVFSIHLEEKSMKVTDATEVLNTKTKNLAKALEKAKIKDYKLVADNFSVTINRIYRSGYARDSGYVASQNLMITTSSKNADLQKIVEAIQDSGDMSFNLNFQVSEATQKSLENELLTESLKNAESRARLVAETLGIKNIRVHRVSISSAPKPVYKMQAMRASADAGNEALLAPDSQSLQKTVMVYYTY; from the coding sequence ATGAAAAATTTATTTGCCCTATTATTCGGTTTACTTTTAACAATTCCGGTTTTAGCCCAAGAAAACATGAACATCCCTCTTATCGAGGTAGAGGGTTTTTCTGAACGGAAATTAGCACCTGATGAAGCCGTGTTTTCTATCCATTTGGAAGAAAAGTCCATGAAGGTGACAGATGCAACCGAAGTATTGAATACTAAAACAAAAAACTTGGCAAAAGCCTTAGAAAAGGCCAAGATCAAAGATTATAAATTGGTAGCAGACAACTTTTCCGTAACTATTAATCGCATTTATAGAAGTGGATATGCAAGAGATAGTGGGTATGTGGCTTCACAAAATCTGATGATTACTACCAGCAGCAAGAACGCAGATCTTCAGAAAATTGTAGAAGCGATCCAAGATTCAGGAGATATGAGTTTCAATCTGAATTTCCAAGTATCTGAGGCAACTCAAAAATCCTTGGAAAATGAACTTCTTACGGAATCCTTAAAGAACGCTGAAAGCAGAGCCAGACTGGTCGCGGAAACGTTGGGAATCAAAAACATCAGGGTTCATCGAGTATCCATTAGCAGCGCTCCAAAGCCAGTTTATAAGATGCAGGCGATGAGAGCAAGTGCCGATGCTGGAAACGAGGCATTATTGGCTCCGGATTCCCAATCACTACAGAAAACTGTCATGGTATATTATACCTACTGA
- a CDS encoding Kelch repeat-containing protein, translating into MKQLFLFTLYLICSVSFAQDSSWEILETTNEASPRHENSFVECDGKFYALGGRTDRPVEEFDPKTKTWKQLADVPMNFHHFQAISFDHEIYVIGAFTGGYPHETPIPNFLIFNPKKNEWREGPEIPKDRLRGSVGVFTRNGKIYLASGIIDGHWDGHVTWFDEYDPKTGKWTILPDAPRARDHFSATLVGDRAYLVGGRRSSAVIGKVLDLTVPEVDYFDFNTNTWHTIDSTLPTERAGTSNVANGPYLVVMNGESIAQEAAHAEVEMLDTRDGTWTSLPELNQGRHGTGVVYYKGKIYVAAGSANRGGGPELNNIEVLEWK; encoded by the coding sequence ATGAAACAGCTATTTCTCTTTACACTTTATTTAATTTGTTCCGTATCGTTTGCCCAAGACTCTTCCTGGGAAATTCTGGAAACTACCAATGAGGCCTCCCCAAGACACGAGAATTCGTTCGTCGAATGTGATGGTAAGTTCTATGCACTGGGAGGTAGAACAGATCGACCAGTGGAAGAATTTGACCCCAAAACGAAAACTTGGAAACAATTGGCGGATGTACCAATGAACTTCCACCATTTTCAGGCAATTTCCTTTGACCATGAAATATATGTAATCGGTGCCTTTACAGGAGGTTATCCCCATGAAACCCCCATCCCAAATTTTCTGATTTTCAACCCCAAGAAAAATGAATGGCGTGAAGGTCCAGAAATTCCAAAAGATAGACTAAGAGGCTCTGTGGGTGTATTTACAAGAAATGGAAAGATCTATTTGGCAAGCGGGATCATCGATGGACATTGGGACGGCCATGTCACCTGGTTTGATGAATATGATCCTAAAACAGGAAAATGGACCATTCTTCCTGATGCCCCGAGAGCTAGAGATCATTTCAGTGCCACTTTAGTCGGTGACAGAGCTTATTTGGTAGGAGGAAGAAGATCTTCTGCAGTCATTGGGAAAGTACTGGACCTCACAGTGCCTGAAGTGGACTATTTTGATTTCAACACAAACACCTGGCATACCATAGATTCCACTCTTCCTACAGAACGAGCCGGAACATCCAATGTAGCGAATGGCCCCTACCTCGTCGTCATGAATGGAGAGAGTATTGCCCAAGAAGCTGCTCATGCAGAAGTGGAAATGCTGGACACCAGAGATGGTACTTGGACTAGCTTACCAGAACTTAATCAAGGAAGGCACGGCACCGGCGTGGTTTACTATAAAGGAAAGATTTATGTAGCCGCAGGTTCTGCCAATCGAGGAGGTGGGCCCGAGTTGAATAACATTGAAGTTTTGGAATGGAAATAA
- a CDS encoding prephenate dehydrogenase, which translates to MKKIHIIGLGLLGGSFALGAKKKLADLTITGYDANPQHQKDALTLEIISEAKETPDADTDLVILATPADTLGDLLLATLDQVGPNTLIFDVGSTKSKLTNLVAEHPKRAQYLAAHPIAGTEYSGPKAAFDDLLDRKVMIICELEKTDLHLKEKAYELFEALNLKLRFMDPEEHDRHLAFVSHLSHISSFMLGETVLQKMADEKNIFDMAGSGFASTVRLAKSSPAMWAPIFTENQENILSALDSYIANLSSFREKIAQKDKEGLFNEMDEINKIRDILDLEK; encoded by the coding sequence ATGAAAAAAATACACATCATTGGACTGGGACTTCTAGGAGGTTCTTTTGCATTGGGAGCAAAAAAGAAACTAGCTGATTTGACGATTACTGGATATGATGCCAACCCACAACATCAAAAGGACGCCTTGACACTTGAGATTATTTCTGAAGCAAAGGAAACCCCAGATGCAGATACAGATTTGGTGATATTGGCAACCCCTGCCGATACACTAGGAGATTTATTGCTGGCCACTTTGGACCAAGTGGGTCCAAATACCTTGATCTTTGACGTTGGCTCCACTAAATCCAAACTAACAAACTTGGTAGCTGAACATCCTAAAAGAGCTCAATATCTTGCGGCACACCCCATTGCAGGAACAGAATATTCTGGTCCAAAAGCAGCTTTTGATGACTTGTTGGACAGGAAAGTGATGATCATTTGTGAACTGGAAAAGACAGATTTACACCTGAAAGAAAAGGCGTATGAATTGTTTGAGGCATTAAATCTAAAGCTTCGTTTCATGGATCCAGAGGAACATGACCGCCATTTGGCCTTCGTATCCCACCTGTCTCATATTTCCTCCTTCATGCTTGGAGAAACGGTCCTACAAAAAATGGCCGATGAGAAAAACATCTTCGATATGGCAGGATCAGGGTTTGCCTCCACGGTTCGATTGGCAAAATCAAGCCCCGCCATGTGGGCTCCCATTTTCACGGAAAATCAAGAGAATATTTTGAGTGCTTTGGATAGTTATATCGCAAATCTTTCCTCATTCCGTGAAAAAATAGCTCAGAAAGATAAAGAGGGGCTGTTTAATGAGATGGATGAAATCAATAAAATCAGAGATATTCTAGACCTAGAAAAATAG
- a CDS encoding pyridoxal phosphate-dependent aminotransferase produces the protein MKGFSEKIETVQEYYFSAKLREVNQMIADGKPIINLGIGSPDLAPDKKVIEALKNTADNPQAHGYQSYQGIPELRIAFADFYARAYGVNLQPDKEILPLMGSKEGIMHISMTFLNPGDEVLIPNPGYPTYTSVTNLLQAKPVFYSLDLNQKGRPDFESIERRDLSKVKLMWINYPHMPTGAQGSTEILEELVAFAKRHQIVLLHDNPYSHILTEKPQSILSINGAEEVALELNSLSKTFNMPGWRVGMLAGRADWLQKILKVKSNMDSGMFLGLQKGAIAALGLGKSWFEDLDELYQNRRKLVWKLADKLNLTYAQDAAGLFVWCKVPEGKTAEEIVDSLLYEKYIFVTPGKIFGTEGENYIRFSLCMPEFKILEAIKRI, from the coding sequence ATGAAAGGATTTTCCGAGAAAATCGAAACTGTACAGGAATACTATTTTTCTGCCAAATTAAGGGAAGTGAATCAGATGATTGCCGATGGAAAACCAATCATCAACTTAGGGATAGGGAGTCCAGATCTTGCCCCTGATAAAAAAGTAATTGAGGCATTAAAAAATACAGCAGACAATCCTCAAGCCCATGGATACCAAAGCTATCAAGGGATTCCAGAGCTAAGAATAGCATTTGCTGATTTTTATGCCAGAGCGTATGGGGTCAACCTGCAACCTGACAAAGAAATCCTTCCTTTGATGGGTTCGAAAGAAGGAATCATGCACATCAGCATGACTTTCTTAAACCCTGGAGATGAGGTCTTGATTCCCAATCCTGGGTATCCCACCTATACCTCAGTGACCAATTTATTACAGGCAAAGCCAGTATTTTATTCGTTGGACCTGAATCAAAAAGGAAGGCCGGATTTTGAATCCATAGAGCGTAGAGACCTTAGTAAGGTGAAACTGATGTGGATCAACTATCCGCATATGCCTACTGGAGCCCAAGGATCTACTGAAATTCTTGAGGAATTGGTAGCCTTTGCCAAAAGGCATCAAATCGTATTACTACATGATAATCCTTACAGCCACATCCTGACTGAAAAGCCACAAAGCATTTTAAGCATCAACGGGGCGGAAGAAGTGGCTTTGGAATTAAATTCTTTGAGTAAAACATTCAATATGCCGGGTTGGAGAGTTGGGATGCTTGCAGGAAGAGCAGATTGGCTTCAAAAGATATTGAAAGTAAAAAGCAATATGGACTCCGGGATGTTTCTAGGTCTTCAAAAAGGAGCGATCGCTGCCTTGGGATTAGGAAAATCTTGGTTTGAAGATTTGGACGAATTGTACCAAAACAGGAGAAAGCTTGTATGGAAACTTGCGGATAAGTTAAACCTTACTTATGCTCAAGATGCGGCAGGTTTATTTGTTTGGTGTAAAGTTCCCGAGGGAAAAACCGCTGAAGAAATCGTGGATTCTCTGCTATATGAAAAATACATCTTCGTTACTCCAGGTAAGATCTTTGGAACAGAGGGCGAAAATTACATCCGGTTTTCTCTGTGTATGCCTGAATTTAAAATTTTGGAAGCCATCAAACGCATTTAA
- a CDS encoding prephenate dehydratase, with protein sequence MKILNIAIQGVPGSFHHQVALTKFGEETEILSFNTFEPVAKSVANGDADFAVMAIENSIAGAIFPNYELLDRYELTIRDEYYLPIAHQLMALPGQTLRDIKEVRSHPMALLQCKAFFAEHPDIELKEDIDTAAVAKQISSENWEGIGAIASTIAADIYGLEILAKDIQTVKSNFTRFFILQKQKESLDYVPNKASIKVTLKNEKGVLAKLLTLMSENNLDLSKIQSVPVIHKPWEYSFFIDTVFENHEVFKSTMEDIQNNFGEVKIFGEYISRK encoded by the coding sequence ATGAAAATCTTAAATATCGCCATTCAAGGTGTCCCAGGTTCTTTTCACCATCAGGTGGCATTAACCAAATTCGGGGAGGAGACAGAAATTCTTTCTTTTAACACATTTGAGCCTGTTGCAAAATCAGTGGCCAATGGGGACGCTGACTTTGCAGTCATGGCTATTGAGAATTCTATTGCCGGGGCAATTTTTCCTAACTATGAATTGCTGGATCGATACGAACTAACGATCAGGGATGAATATTACTTACCCATTGCCCATCAGCTTATGGCCCTACCCGGTCAAACACTGAGAGATATCAAAGAGGTGCGTTCCCACCCAATGGCTTTGCTTCAATGCAAAGCTTTTTTTGCCGAACATCCGGATATTGAACTGAAAGAGGATATTGACACTGCCGCAGTTGCCAAGCAGATTTCTTCCGAAAATTGGGAAGGTATTGGAGCCATTGCCTCTACGATTGCAGCAGATATTTACGGCCTTGAAATCTTGGCTAAAGACATCCAAACAGTAAAATCCAATTTCACCAGATTTTTCATTTTGCAAAAGCAAAAAGAAAGTCTGGATTATGTTCCAAACAAAGCGTCCATCAAAGTGACTTTGAAAAATGAAAAAGGGGTGTTGGCAAAGCTCCTGACGCTCATGAGCGAAAATAACTTGGATTTGAGTAAAATCCAGTCCGTTCCGGTGATCCATAAACCTTGGGAATATTCCTTCTTTATCGATACGGTATTTGAAAACCATGAGGTATTCAAATCCACCATGGAGGACATTCAGAATAATTTTGGAGAAGTAAAAATCTTTGGTGAATACATAAGCAGAAAATAA